Proteins encoded together in one Gemmatimonadota bacterium DH-78 window:
- a CDS encoding molybdopterin dinucleotide binding domain-containing protein produces MIRYRDPAEVIDDDYPVWLTTGRRLETYHTRTQTGRAAGIDYLAPHEVLEVNPHDVEEWGLRDGGFARMASRRGEVEVQVKATTRSPRGTVFASFSYNDVPVNILTGAGYDPVTDTAELKVCPVRIEPVDRPVTLGDDRDAPLGPGAGDISTGPPSPGDVAAD; encoded by the coding sequence ATGATCCGCTACCGGGATCCCGCCGAGGTGATCGACGACGACTACCCCGTCTGGCTCACCACCGGGCGGCGCCTCGAGACCTATCACACCCGCACCCAGACGGGCCGGGCCGCGGGCATCGACTATCTGGCGCCGCACGAGGTGCTCGAGGTGAATCCCCACGACGTGGAGGAGTGGGGACTCCGCGACGGCGGCTTCGCGCGCATGGCCAGTCGACGCGGCGAGGTGGAGGTGCAGGTGAAAGCCACCACGCGATCCCCCCGCGGCACCGTGTTCGCGTCGTTCTCCTACAACGACGTGCCGGTCAACATCCTCACCGGAGCCGGCTACGACCCCGTGACCGACACGGCCGAACTCAAGGTCTGCCCCGTCCGGATCGAGCCGGTGGACCGCCCGGTCACCCTGGGAGACGACCGGGACGCGCCGCTGGGGCCGGGCGCGGGCGATATCTCGACGGGTCCCCCGAGCCCGGGCGACGTGGCGGCGGACTGA
- a CDS encoding patatin-like phospholipase family protein — protein MRPISGLVSRRLAIPGRAVLRVEEWKTIASTPRAMTPTPPPVERQAAPVAPISLVDRLSAPGPKRVLSLDGGGIRGLITLGYLQRLESVLRARSGRPDYVLADYFDLMGGTSTGSIIAACLALGWPVDKVIGLYRTLAADVFRPRRSLLGPLARLVGSKFDERPLEEAIRREIGEMRIDDPRFRCGLVVIAKRADTASVWQLTNVPGHRFFEMNRHLKIWEVLRASSAAPTYFDPQRMADVGAGESAIFVDGSVSMHSNPALQMFMVACLDGFGLRWPTGADRILLCSVGTGAHDVAPSQESIRGYRQVQWLGQLMVQLLRDASDLGETMLQWMSRSPTAREIDLQIGTLEGDHLTPEPLLTYLRYDVPLSVQGLHAVGVDVAESELSKLRALDGADQVERLREIGEAAAASQVRADHLPTAFDAHEPGPRDSSGSAPEPTAAER, from the coding sequence ATGAGGCCCATTTCCGGCCTCGTCTCTCGGCGTCTCGCGATCCCCGGCCGGGCGGTCCTGCGCGTGGAGGAGTGGAAGACCATCGCCTCCACCCCGCGAGCCATGACGCCCACGCCCCCTCCCGTCGAACGCCAGGCCGCCCCGGTCGCTCCCATCTCCCTCGTGGATCGACTCTCCGCCCCCGGCCCCAAGCGGGTACTCTCGCTCGACGGCGGCGGCATTCGCGGGCTGATCACCCTCGGCTACCTGCAGCGGCTCGAGTCGGTGCTGCGAGCGCGCTCGGGCCGACCCGACTACGTGCTCGCCGACTACTTCGACCTGATGGGGGGCACCAGCACCGGCTCGATCATCGCCGCCTGCCTGGCGCTCGGATGGCCGGTCGACAAGGTGATCGGTCTCTACCGCACCCTGGCCGCCGACGTCTTCCGGCCGCGCCGGTCACTTCTCGGACCGCTCGCCCGTCTCGTCGGCTCGAAGTTCGACGAGCGCCCGCTCGAGGAGGCGATCCGGCGCGAGATCGGGGAGATGCGGATCGACGACCCCCGGTTCCGCTGCGGCCTCGTCGTGATCGCGAAGCGCGCCGATACCGCCTCGGTCTGGCAGCTCACCAACGTGCCCGGCCACCGGTTCTTCGAGATGAACCGACACCTGAAGATCTGGGAGGTGCTCCGCGCGTCGAGCGCCGCCCCCACCTACTTCGACCCGCAGCGCATGGCCGATGTCGGGGCGGGGGAGTCGGCGATCTTCGTCGACGGCAGCGTGTCAATGCACTCCAATCCCGCGCTGCAGATGTTCATGGTGGCCTGCCTCGACGGCTTCGGACTCCGCTGGCCGACCGGCGCCGACCGCATTCTGCTCTGTTCGGTGGGCACCGGCGCACACGATGTGGCGCCCTCTCAGGAGTCGATTCGCGGCTATCGGCAGGTGCAGTGGCTGGGCCAGCTCATGGTGCAGCTGCTCCGCGATGCCTCCGACCTCGGCGAGACCATGCTCCAGTGGATGTCGCGGAGCCCCACCGCCCGCGAGATCGACCTCCAGATCGGCACCCTCGAGGGCGACCACCTCACCCCCGAGCCGCTGCTCACCTACCTGCGCTATGACGTGCCGCTCTCGGTGCAGGGACTCCACGCGGTCGGCGTCGACGTGGCGGAGTCGGAGCTGTCGAAGCTGCGTGCCCTCGACGGGGCGGACCAGGTGGAGCGTCTTCGCGAGATCGGCGAGGCCGCCGCCGCGTCGCAGGTGAGAGCCGATCACCTGCCGACCGCCTTCGACGCCCACGAACCCGGTCCTCGCGACTCGAGCGGCTCGGCGCCCGAACCCACCGCCGCGGAGCGCTGA
- a CDS encoding tetratricopeptide repeat protein: MESLSIFVSSPGDVAQERMLTEGVIRRLQGEFRHRVRLEPIFWEHEPLVATDSFQDQIARPSETDIVVCILWSRLGTRLPARFRRPDGTRYDSGTEYEFEDAVAGWKANGRPDLLVYRKTAEPFVSLLDRGALMEKLQQRQALDHFVERWFHDQQDGSLRAAYHQFETPEDFELTVERHLRRLIDRRAPREADTPSGSQGPEVEARWTEGSPFRGLEPFDEGHAEVFFGRTRAVSEVIDHLRAQEARGRPFVVVVGMSGGGKSSLVRAGVVPLLTSAGVIEGVKAWRRAILRPADEGGDPMLALAVALAAEGALPELAASGTTTREMVELARTAPGAVAPLIRAALDRVDPGARLLLVIDQLEELFSIRGLSETERHAFADLVDRLVRSGRVMVIATLRSDLYPRLSELPELVALKEGQGQYDLLPPSASEITQMIRQPVAAAGLALEVDPGTGRRLEDRLLDAAIGRPGTLPLLEFTLEELYRRRRPDGTLTLEAFDDLGGVEGSLARRAEEVFESLPGEVKSAFPLVMRQLVTVVENAEGTTLAARPAPLERLRDDDDAARLVDALIRARLLVTDLAQEGGAVVRVAHEALLRHWPRLTEWLEGDQELLKSRARLRAAAFRWAEAGRDDDLLLQSGKPLEDARAVVDAGSRLTELESAFVAGSERRARRFVQLRRAAFAAVCLFALVAGVSGWMARRSAERAEAQATAATRTHQFMVGLLSLAQPSLAQGQQTTVRDLLDAGRARLLSGELGDVPATGAWAMRDLAASYVSLGDLDAALALARAADSLAATDPAVSDSVRAQGWTLLGEVHQHLGNMDSASVHLDRAIAVWRESSPQLEANALTGLATVRRDEGDLIAYDSLLDRASLLGLTSMDTTGLDYAVTLSNEALRLLSRGEGWEADQLLQRADELWARYPGQRLADYAVLITHRARAWALQGDLVRADSLFRDALEIERRILPPGHPSLAVTLNNLALNAQELGDSAAAESWLRESVEVSQRALGPDHPRTAAAMINLGEMLSHRVATWPEADSLLVAALDGLRRTAPQNEDVSVALQNRGALFRFRGQFDSALVHFEQGYRADSLMQRHDDAMFAAGRWAEVARVAGDTVQMERAVTRSFASARLLPGERARARALDELQDVLFNAEIFEASEEAAREAMELRRLHGTAPELANSLADVAWWEAVLGQRDSSEVRRAEALALAVEAQSLLDEVPVDDPEWLSAHQALSFAWAALDEHRRVARSESDAYERLRAGGHFADAVNALLRRGLNLEEGGYPEEALVAYREAEAAAVELLGPRHPLRATAAERVEGLGGG; the protein is encoded by the coding sequence ATGGAGTCGCTGTCGATCTTCGTCTCGTCGCCGGGCGATGTGGCGCAGGAGCGCATGCTCACGGAGGGGGTGATTCGGCGACTCCAGGGCGAGTTTCGTCACCGGGTGCGGCTGGAACCGATCTTCTGGGAGCACGAGCCGCTCGTGGCCACCGACTCCTTTCAGGATCAGATCGCGCGGCCGAGCGAGACGGACATCGTGGTCTGCATTCTATGGTCGCGTCTCGGGACCCGGCTGCCCGCCCGGTTCCGACGGCCCGACGGCACCCGCTACGATTCGGGTACCGAGTACGAGTTCGAGGACGCCGTGGCCGGATGGAAGGCGAACGGCCGGCCCGACCTGCTCGTGTATCGCAAGACCGCCGAGCCCTTCGTCAGCCTGCTCGACCGCGGCGCCCTCATGGAGAAGCTCCAGCAGCGTCAGGCGCTGGATCACTTCGTGGAGCGCTGGTTTCACGATCAGCAGGATGGGTCGCTCCGGGCGGCCTACCACCAGTTCGAGACCCCCGAGGACTTCGAACTCACCGTCGAGCGCCATCTCCGCCGGCTCATCGACCGCCGCGCGCCGCGCGAGGCCGACACCCCGTCGGGGTCGCAGGGGCCCGAGGTGGAGGCGCGCTGGACGGAGGGGTCGCCCTTCCGGGGCCTCGAACCCTTCGACGAGGGGCACGCGGAGGTGTTTTTCGGCCGCACCCGGGCCGTGAGCGAGGTGATCGATCATCTGCGGGCCCAGGAGGCCCGCGGGCGACCCTTCGTGGTCGTCGTGGGAATGAGTGGTGGAGGCAAGTCGTCGCTGGTGCGTGCGGGAGTGGTGCCTCTGCTCACCAGCGCAGGGGTGATCGAAGGCGTGAAGGCATGGCGTCGCGCGATCCTGCGTCCGGCCGACGAAGGGGGCGATCCCATGCTCGCGCTGGCCGTGGCACTGGCGGCGGAGGGGGCCCTGCCCGAGCTCGCGGCCTCCGGCACGACCACGCGGGAGATGGTCGAGCTGGCCCGCACCGCTCCCGGGGCGGTGGCCCCCCTGATCCGCGCCGCGCTCGACCGCGTCGACCCGGGTGCCCGCCTTCTGCTCGTGATCGATCAGCTCGAAGAGCTCTTCTCGATCCGCGGGCTCTCCGAGACCGAACGTCACGCCTTCGCCGATCTGGTCGATCGGCTGGTACGCTCGGGGCGGGTGATGGTGATCGCCACCCTGCGCTCCGATCTCTACCCGCGACTGTCCGAGCTGCCCGAGCTGGTGGCGCTCAAGGAGGGGCAGGGGCAGTACGATCTGCTGCCGCCCTCCGCCAGCGAGATCACCCAGATGATCCGGCAGCCGGTGGCGGCCGCCGGTCTGGCGCTGGAGGTCGATCCCGGCACCGGACGCCGGCTCGAGGATCGCCTGCTCGACGCGGCGATCGGGCGTCCCGGCACGCTGCCGCTGCTCGAGTTCACCCTCGAAGAGCTCTACCGACGGCGCCGTCCCGACGGCACGCTCACGCTGGAGGCCTTCGACGATCTCGGCGGGGTGGAGGGCAGTCTCGCGCGGCGCGCCGAAGAGGTGTTCGAGTCGCTCCCCGGCGAAGTGAAATCGGCCTTCCCGCTCGTCATGCGTCAGCTGGTCACGGTGGTCGAGAATGCGGAGGGCACCACCCTCGCCGCCCGTCCCGCCCCGCTCGAGCGGCTGCGCGACGACGACGATGCCGCCCGTCTGGTCGACGCCCTGATCCGTGCGCGGCTGCTCGTGACCGATCTCGCGCAGGAGGGGGGAGCCGTGGTGCGGGTGGCCCACGAGGCGCTGTTGCGGCACTGGCCCCGGCTCACCGAGTGGCTGGAGGGCGATCAGGAGCTGCTCAAGAGTCGGGCGCGACTCCGCGCCGCCGCCTTCCGATGGGCCGAGGCGGGGCGCGACGACGACCTGCTCCTGCAATCGGGCAAGCCGCTCGAAGACGCCCGCGCGGTGGTCGACGCCGGGAGTCGCCTGACCGAACTGGAATCGGCCTTCGTGGCGGGCTCCGAGCGGCGGGCGCGCCGCTTCGTGCAGCTGCGCAGGGCGGCCTTCGCGGCCGTCTGCCTCTTCGCCCTGGTCGCGGGCGTCTCGGGCTGGATGGCCCGACGCTCCGCCGAGCGGGCCGAGGCGCAGGCCACGGCGGCCACCCGGACCCACCAGTTCATGGTCGGCCTGCTCTCCCTCGCGCAGCCGAGCCTCGCGCAGGGGCAGCAGACCACGGTGCGCGACCTCCTCGACGCGGGACGCGCACGGCTCCTGTCGGGCGAACTCGGCGACGTCCCCGCCACCGGGGCCTGGGCCATGCGCGACCTGGCCGCGTCGTACGTTTCGCTCGGCGACCTCGACGCGGCCCTCGCCCTCGCCCGCGCGGCCGACTCGCTCGCCGCCACCGATCCCGCAGTGTCCGACTCGGTGCGGGCGCAGGGCTGGACGCTGCTGGGCGAGGTCCATCAGCATCTGGGCAACATGGACTCGGCGTCGGTTCACCTCGACCGGGCCATCGCCGTCTGGAGGGAGTCCTCCCCCCAACTCGAGGCGAACGCCCTCACCGGCCTGGCCACGGTGCGGCGCGACGAGGGCGATCTGATCGCCTACGACTCGCTGCTCGACCGAGCGAGCCTCCTCGGCCTCACCTCGATGGACACGACCGGTCTGGACTATGCGGTCACCCTCTCCAACGAGGCGCTGCGGCTGCTGTCGAGGGGCGAGGGATGGGAGGCCGATCAGCTGCTCCAGCGGGCCGACGAGCTGTGGGCGCGCTACCCGGGCCAGCGGCTCGCCGACTACGCCGTGCTGATCACGCACCGCGCGCGGGCGTGGGCGCTGCAGGGCGACCTGGTGCGCGCCGACTCGCTCTTCCGCGACGCCCTGGAGATCGAGCGTCGGATCCTGCCGCCGGGGCATCCGAGTCTGGCGGTGACCCTGAACAACCTGGCGCTGAATGCGCAGGAGCTCGGGGACTCCGCGGCGGCCGAGTCGTGGCTGCGGGAATCGGTCGAGGTGTCGCAGCGGGCGCTGGGGCCCGATCATCCGCGCACCGCCGCCGCCATGATCAACCTCGGCGAGATGCTGAGCCACCGGGTGGCGACCTGGCCGGAGGCCGACTCTCTGCTGGTGGCGGCGCTGGACGGCCTGCGCCGCACGGCACCGCAGAACGAAGACGTGTCGGTGGCGCTGCAGAACCGGGGGGCACTCTTTCGGTTCCGGGGGCAGTTCGACTCCGCCCTCGTGCACTTCGAGCAGGGGTATCGCGCCGACTCCCTGATGCAGCGTCACGACGACGCCATGTTCGCGGCGGGCCGCTGGGCCGAAGTGGCCCGCGTCGCCGGCGACACGGTCCAGATGGAGCGGGCCGTGACCCGCTCGTTCGCGTCGGCGCGGCTGCTGCCGGGAGAACGGGCCCGGGCGAGGGCCCTCGACGAGCTGCAGGACGTGCTCTTCAACGCCGAGATCTTCGAGGCGTCGGAGGAAGCCGCGCGTGAAGCGATGGAGCTTCGGCGCCTCCACGGTACCGCGCCCGAGCTCGCGAACTCTCTGGCCGACGTGGCCTGGTGGGAGGCGGTGCTCGGGCAGCGGGACTCGTCGGAGGTCCGGCGCGCCGAGGCGCTCGCGCTGGCGGTCGAGGCGCAGTCGCTGCTCGACGAGGTGCCGGTCGACGATCCGGAGTGGCTGTCTGCCCACCAGGCGCTCTCGTTCGCATGGGCCGCGCTCGACGAGCACCGCCGTGTCGCCCGGAGCGAGTCCGACGCCTACGAGCGACTCCGTGCCGGCGGTCACTTCGCCGACGCGGTGAATGCGTTGCTGCGGCGCGGGCTCAATCTCGAGGAGGGCGGCTACCCGGAGGAGGCTCTGGTGGCCTATCGGGAGGCGGAGGCCGCCGCCGTGGAGCTGCTGGGGCCGCGGCATCCGCTGCGGGCGACGGCGGCCGAGCGGGTGGAGGGGCTGGGGGGCGGCTGA